The genomic segment TTATAGGTGTTAGGTTGTTAGGCTGTTCGCTGTTACGGGCAAGAGAAAGACGGGGGGCGGCTGCATCGTTGGCGTCGAGCTACTGAACGACGACTGAGTCACGCGATGCGCTCGCTCCCACCTGATCCGGCGGCGCTCGTCCGCGGCTCCTTCCTTGCGCACGAGAAGCTCTCCCCTGTATGACCGCCGCATGCGCCCGGCACCAACTGATCTCCTCTACGATCCCGAGGACGAGCAGACGCAACTCGATCCCTACCCGCTTTACCGGCGCTTGCGCGACGAGTGCCCGGTCTATCGGCAAGAACGACTGCGCTTCTGGGCGCTGAGCCGCTTCGCCGATGTCTACGCAGCGCTCGACGACCACGACGTGTTCTGTTCCCGGCAAGGCCTGACCTGGGATCCGGCCGCCGCCGAACAAGCCGGTGTGCTGCCAATGATGGTGACCACCGATCCGCCCGACCACACCAAGCTGCGCCGCTTGATCAATCGCGGCCTGACACCGAAGCGCGTGGCCGACCTCGAGCCGGAGGTGCGCGCGGGAATCGTCGAGAAGATCGACGCGGTGCGCGCCGCACGCGCCGGCGATCTGGTGACCAATGTGGCCGTACCGGTGCCGACGGCGATGGTGGGCCGCTTCCTCGGCGTACCGGAGACCGATCGCACGCGCTTCCATCACTGGGCTGGCGCGGTGGTTGCCGGCACCAGCGGCGCCGCCTTCCACCAGGAGCATCATCGCGCGGTGCGCGAGTTGTACGCCTACTTCCACGATCTCATCGAGTGCCGCCGCGGCGCGCCAACCGACGATCTGATCGGTACGCTGATCGCCTCCGAGATCGACGGCGTTCATCTGACGACGCAGGAGATCCTCGGCTTCTGCTTCAACATCGTGGTCGGCGGAATCGAGACAACGACAAATCTCATCGCTAACGGCATGGCTCTGCTAGCCGCGCACCCCGAGACCGCGCGTCGCCTCGTCGTCGAGCCGGGACTGATCCCATCAGCGATTGAAGAATTCTTGCGCCTGGAGACACCGGTAGCTGGGCTGTGTCGCACCACCACGCGCGCGGTCACTCTGCACGGAGTCACCATCCC from the Deltaproteobacteria bacterium genome contains:
- a CDS encoding cytochrome P450; its protein translation is MRPAPTDLLYDPEDEQTQLDPYPLYRRLRDECPVYRQERLRFWALSRFADVYAALDDHDVFCSRQGLTWDPAAAEQAGVLPMMVTTDPPDHTKLRRLINRGLTPKRVADLEPEVRAGIVEKIDAVRAARAGDLVTNVAVPVPTAMVGRFLGVPETDRTRFHHWAGAVVAGTSGAAFHQEHHRAVRELYAYFHDLIECRRGAPTDDLIGTLIASEIDGVHLTTQEILGFCFNIVVGGIETTTNLIANGMALLAAHPETARRLVVEPGLIPSAIEEFLRLETPVAGLCRTTTRAVTLHGVTIPAGEKVLLMFGAANRDEREFADPDRLDLDRGLERHLAFGYGAHYCIGAALARLMGRVAFEELTTRLGDSRVDVARGRRLRAAVSRGWESLPVAVRGAA